From a region of the Notolabrus celidotus isolate fNotCel1 chromosome 14, fNotCel1.pri, whole genome shotgun sequence genome:
- the sept4b gene encoding septin 4b isoform X1, with product MADSDHEAHSSSDEHHSRPASANHSRDHEAEQHSSQSDDSEVENILHDPHHHGGHGHHHHHHHHQQQHHDLDHDHDHDHDHDHDHDHKHQLQLGHEPHDADSEAEGPDRPHTPSYLRPPVAGAQSDSGFEPSLPQSRSVEFDLSSISPTRPKSPWGRFDPYNNNEDQDKEYVGFATLPNQVHRKSVKKGFDFTLMVAGESGLGKSTLVNSLFLTDLYKDRKLLNAEERIIQTVEITKHTVDIEEKGVKLKLTIVDTPGFGDAVNNTECWKSVADYIDQQFEQYFRDESGLNRKNIQDNRVHCCLYFISPFGHGLRPLDVEFMKALHEKVNIVPILAKADTLTPTEVKKKKFKIREEIEQYGIKIYQFPDCDSDEDEEFKQQDIELKESIPFAVIGSNTVVEAKGKRVRGRLYPWGIVEVENTAHCDFIKLRNMLVRTHMQDLKDVTRETHYENYRAHCIQSMTRIVVKERNRNKLTRESGTDFPVPVVSGGDNETEKLIREKDEELRRMQEMLQRIQDQMHTQKEAY from the exons CACTCAAGCCAATCAGACGACTCAGAGGTGGAGAACATTTTGCACGACCCTCACCACCATGGAGGGCACgggcaccaccaccaccaccaccatcaccagcAACAGCACCATGACCTCGATCATGATCATGATCATGATCATGACCATGACCATGACCATGACCACAAGCACCAACTCCAACTTGGCCATGAGCCTCATGATGCAGACAGCGAAGCTGAAGGCCCAGACCGCCCCCACACCCCATCTTATTTACGTCCCCCCGTTGCTGGTGCACAGTCGGATTCTGGTTTTGAGCCGAGTTTACCTCAGAGCAGGAGTGTGGAGTTTGACTTGTCCTCCATCAGTCCCACCAGACCCAAGAGTCCGTGGGGTCGATTCGACCCGTACAACAATAATGAG GACCAGGATAAGGAATACGTGGGTTTCGCAACACTCCCCAACCAGGTGCATCGCAAGTCGGTCAAGAAGGGATTTGACTTCACACTCATGGTAGCAG GAGAGTCTGGCCTGGGAAAGTCCACTCTGGTAAACAGCCTCTTTCTCACAGATCTTTACAAAGATAGGAAGCTGCTCAATGCTGAAG AGCGCAtcatacaaacagtagaaatcaCCAAACACACAGTGGACATAGAGGAGAAAGGTGTCAAGCTGAAGCTCACTATCGTGGACACCCCTGGGTTTGGAGATGCTGTAAACAACACTGAATG CTGGAAGTCAGTGGCTGACTACATCGACCAGCAGTTTGAGCAGTACTTCAGGGACGAGAGCGGCCTCAACCGCAAGAACATCCAGGACAACCGCGTCCACTGCTGCCTCTATTTCATCTCGCCATTTGGTCATGG CCTCCGGCCTTTGGATGTGGAATTCATGAAAGCCCTACATGAGAAGGTCAACATCGTCCCCATCTTGGCCAAAGCAGACACACTCACTCCAACTGAGGTCAAGAAAAAGAAATTCAAG ATCAGAGAAGAGATTGAGCAATATGGTATCAAGATTTACCAGTTCCCTGACTGTGActctgatgaagatgaggagttCAAGCAGCAGGACATTGAGCTCAAG GAAAGCATTCCCTTCGCAGTAATCGGCAGCAACACAGTGGTGGAGGCAAAAGGAAAGAGGGTGCGAGGACGACTGTACCCCTGGGGCATCGTAGAGG TGGAGAACACGGCACACTGTGACTTTATAAAGCTGAGGAACATGCTCGTTCGGACACATATGCAAGACCTGAAGGATGTTACCCGGGAGACTCACTACGAGAACTACAGAGCCCACTGCATCCAGAGCATGACCCGCATAGTGGTGAAGGAACGCAACCGCAA TAAACTAACCAGGGAGAGCGGCACAGATTTCCCAGTCCCCGTGGTGTCAGGAGGGGACAACGAGACAGAAAAGCTCATCCGAGAGAAAGACGAGGAG ttaCGGAGGATGCAGGAGATGCTGCAGAGGATCCAGGATCAAATGCACACTCAGAAGGAAGCCTATTAA
- the sept4b gene encoding septin 4b isoform X4 — protein sequence MVVWHFSRCRDQDKEYVGFATLPNQVHRKSVKKGFDFTLMVAGESGLGKSTLVNSLFLTDLYKDRKLLNAEERIIQTVEITKHTVDIEEKGVKLKLTIVDTPGFGDAVNNTECWKSVADYIDQQFEQYFRDESGLNRKNIQDNRVHCCLYFISPFGHGLRPLDVEFMKALHEKVNIVPILAKADTLTPTEVKKKKFKIREEIEQYGIKIYQFPDCDSDEDEEFKQQDIELKESIPFAVIGSNTVVEAKGKRVRGRLYPWGIVEVENTAHCDFIKLRNMLVRTHMQDLKDVTRETHYENYRAHCIQSMTRIVVKERNRNKLTRESGTDFPVPVVSGGDNETEKLIREKDEELRRMQEMLQRIQDQMHTQKEAY from the exons GACCAGGATAAGGAATACGTGGGTTTCGCAACACTCCCCAACCAGGTGCATCGCAAGTCGGTCAAGAAGGGATTTGACTTCACACTCATGGTAGCAG GAGAGTCTGGCCTGGGAAAGTCCACTCTGGTAAACAGCCTCTTTCTCACAGATCTTTACAAAGATAGGAAGCTGCTCAATGCTGAAG AGCGCAtcatacaaacagtagaaatcaCCAAACACACAGTGGACATAGAGGAGAAAGGTGTCAAGCTGAAGCTCACTATCGTGGACACCCCTGGGTTTGGAGATGCTGTAAACAACACTGAATG CTGGAAGTCAGTGGCTGACTACATCGACCAGCAGTTTGAGCAGTACTTCAGGGACGAGAGCGGCCTCAACCGCAAGAACATCCAGGACAACCGCGTCCACTGCTGCCTCTATTTCATCTCGCCATTTGGTCATGG CCTCCGGCCTTTGGATGTGGAATTCATGAAAGCCCTACATGAGAAGGTCAACATCGTCCCCATCTTGGCCAAAGCAGACACACTCACTCCAACTGAGGTCAAGAAAAAGAAATTCAAG ATCAGAGAAGAGATTGAGCAATATGGTATCAAGATTTACCAGTTCCCTGACTGTGActctgatgaagatgaggagttCAAGCAGCAGGACATTGAGCTCAAG GAAAGCATTCCCTTCGCAGTAATCGGCAGCAACACAGTGGTGGAGGCAAAAGGAAAGAGGGTGCGAGGACGACTGTACCCCTGGGGCATCGTAGAGG TGGAGAACACGGCACACTGTGACTTTATAAAGCTGAGGAACATGCTCGTTCGGACACATATGCAAGACCTGAAGGATGTTACCCGGGAGACTCACTACGAGAACTACAGAGCCCACTGCATCCAGAGCATGACCCGCATAGTGGTGAAGGAACGCAACCGCAA TAAACTAACCAGGGAGAGCGGCACAGATTTCCCAGTCCCCGTGGTGTCAGGAGGGGACAACGAGACAGAAAAGCTCATCCGAGAGAAAGACGAGGAG ttaCGGAGGATGCAGGAGATGCTGCAGAGGATCCAGGATCAAATGCACACTCAGAAGGAAGCCTATTAA
- the sept4b gene encoding septin 4b isoform X3: MENSSSNHRFRSVMFNHDDEDQDKEYVGFATLPNQVHRKSVKKGFDFTLMVAGESGLGKSTLVNSLFLTDLYKDRKLLNAEERIIQTVEITKHTVDIEEKGVKLKLTIVDTPGFGDAVNNTECWKSVADYIDQQFEQYFRDESGLNRKNIQDNRVHCCLYFISPFGHGLRPLDVEFMKALHEKVNIVPILAKADTLTPTEVKKKKFKIREEIEQYGIKIYQFPDCDSDEDEEFKQQDIELKESIPFAVIGSNTVVEAKGKRVRGRLYPWGIVEVENTAHCDFIKLRNMLVRTHMQDLKDVTRETHYENYRAHCIQSMTRIVVKERNRNKLTRESGTDFPVPVVSGGDNETEKLIREKDEELRRMQEMLQRIQDQMHTQKEAY, translated from the exons GACCAGGATAAGGAATACGTGGGTTTCGCAACACTCCCCAACCAGGTGCATCGCAAGTCGGTCAAGAAGGGATTTGACTTCACACTCATGGTAGCAG GAGAGTCTGGCCTGGGAAAGTCCACTCTGGTAAACAGCCTCTTTCTCACAGATCTTTACAAAGATAGGAAGCTGCTCAATGCTGAAG AGCGCAtcatacaaacagtagaaatcaCCAAACACACAGTGGACATAGAGGAGAAAGGTGTCAAGCTGAAGCTCACTATCGTGGACACCCCTGGGTTTGGAGATGCTGTAAACAACACTGAATG CTGGAAGTCAGTGGCTGACTACATCGACCAGCAGTTTGAGCAGTACTTCAGGGACGAGAGCGGCCTCAACCGCAAGAACATCCAGGACAACCGCGTCCACTGCTGCCTCTATTTCATCTCGCCATTTGGTCATGG CCTCCGGCCTTTGGATGTGGAATTCATGAAAGCCCTACATGAGAAGGTCAACATCGTCCCCATCTTGGCCAAAGCAGACACACTCACTCCAACTGAGGTCAAGAAAAAGAAATTCAAG ATCAGAGAAGAGATTGAGCAATATGGTATCAAGATTTACCAGTTCCCTGACTGTGActctgatgaagatgaggagttCAAGCAGCAGGACATTGAGCTCAAG GAAAGCATTCCCTTCGCAGTAATCGGCAGCAACACAGTGGTGGAGGCAAAAGGAAAGAGGGTGCGAGGACGACTGTACCCCTGGGGCATCGTAGAGG TGGAGAACACGGCACACTGTGACTTTATAAAGCTGAGGAACATGCTCGTTCGGACACATATGCAAGACCTGAAGGATGTTACCCGGGAGACTCACTACGAGAACTACAGAGCCCACTGCATCCAGAGCATGACCCGCATAGTGGTGAAGGAACGCAACCGCAA TAAACTAACCAGGGAGAGCGGCACAGATTTCCCAGTCCCCGTGGTGTCAGGAGGGGACAACGAGACAGAAAAGCTCATCCGAGAGAAAGACGAGGAG ttaCGGAGGATGCAGGAGATGCTGCAGAGGATCCAGGATCAAATGCACACTCAGAAGGAAGCCTATTAA
- the sept4b gene encoding septin 4b isoform X2: MVVRHPLLGRVCLCVLLAVCRMDQDKEYVGFATLPNQVHRKSVKKGFDFTLMVAGESGLGKSTLVNSLFLTDLYKDRKLLNAEERIIQTVEITKHTVDIEEKGVKLKLTIVDTPGFGDAVNNTECWKSVADYIDQQFEQYFRDESGLNRKNIQDNRVHCCLYFISPFGHGLRPLDVEFMKALHEKVNIVPILAKADTLTPTEVKKKKFKIREEIEQYGIKIYQFPDCDSDEDEEFKQQDIELKESIPFAVIGSNTVVEAKGKRVRGRLYPWGIVEVENTAHCDFIKLRNMLVRTHMQDLKDVTRETHYENYRAHCIQSMTRIVVKERNRNKLTRESGTDFPVPVVSGGDNETEKLIREKDEELRRMQEMLQRIQDQMHTQKEAY, translated from the exons GACCAGGATAAGGAATACGTGGGTTTCGCAACACTCCCCAACCAGGTGCATCGCAAGTCGGTCAAGAAGGGATTTGACTTCACACTCATGGTAGCAG GAGAGTCTGGCCTGGGAAAGTCCACTCTGGTAAACAGCCTCTTTCTCACAGATCTTTACAAAGATAGGAAGCTGCTCAATGCTGAAG AGCGCAtcatacaaacagtagaaatcaCCAAACACACAGTGGACATAGAGGAGAAAGGTGTCAAGCTGAAGCTCACTATCGTGGACACCCCTGGGTTTGGAGATGCTGTAAACAACACTGAATG CTGGAAGTCAGTGGCTGACTACATCGACCAGCAGTTTGAGCAGTACTTCAGGGACGAGAGCGGCCTCAACCGCAAGAACATCCAGGACAACCGCGTCCACTGCTGCCTCTATTTCATCTCGCCATTTGGTCATGG CCTCCGGCCTTTGGATGTGGAATTCATGAAAGCCCTACATGAGAAGGTCAACATCGTCCCCATCTTGGCCAAAGCAGACACACTCACTCCAACTGAGGTCAAGAAAAAGAAATTCAAG ATCAGAGAAGAGATTGAGCAATATGGTATCAAGATTTACCAGTTCCCTGACTGTGActctgatgaagatgaggagttCAAGCAGCAGGACATTGAGCTCAAG GAAAGCATTCCCTTCGCAGTAATCGGCAGCAACACAGTGGTGGAGGCAAAAGGAAAGAGGGTGCGAGGACGACTGTACCCCTGGGGCATCGTAGAGG TGGAGAACACGGCACACTGTGACTTTATAAAGCTGAGGAACATGCTCGTTCGGACACATATGCAAGACCTGAAGGATGTTACCCGGGAGACTCACTACGAGAACTACAGAGCCCACTGCATCCAGAGCATGACCCGCATAGTGGTGAAGGAACGCAACCGCAA TAAACTAACCAGGGAGAGCGGCACAGATTTCCCAGTCCCCGTGGTGTCAGGAGGGGACAACGAGACAGAAAAGCTCATCCGAGAGAAAGACGAGGAG ttaCGGAGGATGCAGGAGATGCTGCAGAGGATCCAGGATCAAATGCACACTCAGAAGGAAGCCTATTAA